Proteins encoded by one window of Quercus lobata isolate SW786 unplaced genomic scaffold, ValleyOak3.0 Primary Assembly Scq3eQI_192, whole genome shotgun sequence:
- the LOC115973352 gene encoding receptor-like protein kinase 7 has product MIKVKALGNLTSTKKPTRLRKVASMSRPLLYPFYLLFCFFSLLSGIQSDDLQILMKLKSTLLQTSNTTAFISWESSNSMCNFTGINCNSGGFVTEIELSYQNLTGILPLDSICQLQSLEKLSFGFNYLHGPTMDDLKNCVKLQYLDLGNNLFTGWSVPEISSLSQLRYLHLNASGFSGTFPWKSLQNMTGLVRLSLGDNPFKPSPFPNEVLLLTNLTWLYLSNCGIQGTIPAEIGNLKELINLELADNNMTGEIPVEIGNLVNLWQLELYNNSLTGKLPIGLRNLTKLEMFDSSRNYLEGDLSELRFLNNLVSLHLFENELSGQVPAEFGKFTKLENFSLYGNNFIGPLPPNLGSWAKINYIDIAANFFTGPIPPDMCKQGTMKWLFMFENYLTGEIPASYANCSTLRRFMVNNNSLSGEVPIGIWGLPNRNLIDISLNDIEGPITSDIKNAKSLTYLFAGNNRLSGELPAAICNVLVLKSNKFHGPIGNHNTSGVFFFKLRILDLSHNEFTGLLPRNYFENFNAMMINDECRLEPHYMGESVQYYMFQSVQNQDSVVLTVKGLEIKLQRILTTFTTIDLSSNKFQGVIPEVLGRLTILRLLNLSHNSLTGHIPSSLAKLSALESLDLSSNSLTGEIPLQLIDLTFLAMLNLSQNQLIGPIPQGKQFATFENNSYDGNLGLCGFPLSIKCSTNKLMPPLLASIFQEDNNYSFARGFGWKAVLIGYGCGFLFGLVMGYVVFKIGKPQWLFMDMLLKSSIFNAPTGNSSVKSLFDSVSLYLVPSNKQMRMPMKILQRNNQYPFRLALNCVGRCGIRNFFNSRYREVVGRADLEFVELIKRGIVLAAMICGVLVFGCKRVFAMEGAVNAGYGVIGQSIRY; this is encoded by the exons ATGATTAAGGTAAAAGCATTGGGTAACCTAACCAGCACTAAAAAACCAACGCGCCTGAGAAAAGTAGCATCTATGTCGCGTCCACTTCTCTATCCTTTCTATCttcttttttgcttcttctcCCTTCTCTCAGGGATCCAATCTGACGACCTTCAAATTCTCATGAAACTAAAATCTACCCTTCTTCAAACATCAAACACTACTGCCTTCATTTCTTGGGAATCCAGCAATTCCATGTGCAATTTCACTGGAATCAACTGCAACTCAGGCGGTTTTGTTACAGAAATCGAACTTTCATACCAAAATTTAACTGGGATTCTTCCTCTTGATTCCATATGCCAGCTCCAATCACtagaaaagctctcattcggGTTCAACTACTTGCACGGTCCAACTATGGACGACTTGAAAAATTGTGTCAAACTGCAATACTTGGATTTGGGCAACAATTTGTTCACAGGATGGTCGGTTCCAGAAATATCCTCTCTAAGCCAATTACGGTATCTACATCTGAATGCAAGCGGATTTTCCGGGACTTTCCCATGGAAATCACTCCAAAACATGACCGGTCTTGTTCGGCTAAGCCTCGGAGACAATCCTTTTAAACCTTCTCCATTTCCAAACGAGGTGTTGCTGCTTACTAACTTGACTTGGCTTTACCTATCAAACTGCGGCATCCAAGGTACAATTCCAGCAGAGATTGGAAACCTTAAAGAGCTAATCAACTTGGAGCTTGCCGACAATAACATGACGGGGGAAATCCCAGTTGAGATTGGGAACCTAGTCAACCTGTGGCAGCTTGAGCTCTACAACAATTCATTAACAGGAAAACTTCCTATCGGTCTAAGAAACCTCACAAAGCTTGAAATGTTTGATTCTTCAAGGAACTATCTTGAAGGAGATCTATCCGAGTTGAGGTTCTTGAATAACCTGGTTTCTCTGCATCTATTTGAAAACGAGCTATCTGGCCAGGTACCGGCCGAGTTCGGCAAGTTCACAAAGCTTGAGAACTTTTCTTTGTACGGGAACAACTTCATAGGTCCACTGCCTCCAAATCTTGGGTCTTGGGCTAAAATCAATTACATCGACATCGCTGCGAATTTCTTTACCGGTCCAATTCCACCAGATATGTGCAAGCAAGGTACTATGAAGTGGCTTTTCATGTTTGAGAACTATCTCACCGGTGAAATTCCAGCAAGTTATGCCAATTGTTCCACTTTACGTCGTTTTATGGTCAACAATAACTCACTCTCGGGTGAAGTTCCTATTGGAATCTGGGGATTACCGAACAGGAACCTAATTGATATCTCGTTGAATGATATTGAAGGCCCAATTACATCTGATATCAAAAACGCCAAGTCTCTTACATACTTATTTGCAGGAAACAATCGCTTATCTGGTGAATTACCCGCAGCGATTTGCAAC GTTCTTGTCTTGAAATCCAACAAATTCCATGGACCTATAGGAAATCATAACACTAGTGgggtgtttttctttaagctaaGAATTCTTGACTTGTCTCACAATGAGTTTACAGGTCTTTTaccaagaaattattttgaaaatttcaatgcCATGATGATTAATGATGAATGCAGACTTGAACCGCATTATATGGGTGAAAGTGTTCAATATTATATGTTTCAAAGTGTCCAAAATCAAGATTCGGTGGTGCTGACAGTGAAAGGGTTGGAAATTAAACTACAAAGAATCCTAACCACCTTCACAACAATTGATTTATCAAGCAACAAATTCCAAGGAGTGATTCCAGAAGTACTTGGAAGGCTTACAATCCTTCGACTGCTCAACCTTTCCCATAATAGCCTAACTGGCCATATCCCATCATCATTGGCAAAATTGTCAGCACTTGAATCCTTAGACCTTTCTTCAAATAGCCTCACTGGAGAAATTCCTTTGCAACTAATAGATCTAACATTTTTGGCCATGTTAAATCTTTCACAAAACCAGCTTATTGGACCCATACCTCAAGGCAAACAATTTGCTACATTTGAAAACAACTCCTATGATGGAAACCTAGGATTGTGCGGATTTCCATTGTCAATTAAATGTAGCACTAATAAGCTGATGCCCCCACTACTAGCATCAATATTCCAAGAAGACAACAATTATTCTTTTGCAAGAGGATTTGGTTGGAAGGCCGTGTTAATTGGCTATGGATGTGGATTCTTGTTTGGATTAGTTATGGGATACGTTGTGTTTAAGATAGGAAAACCTCAATGGCTA TTTATGGATATGTTGCTTAAATCTTCAATTTTCAATGCACCCACTGGCAATTCCAGCGTAAAGTCTTTGTTTGACTCGGTTTCGCTGTATTTGGTGCCTTCAAATAAGCAAATGAGAATGCCGATGAAGATTTTGCAGCGAAATAATCAGTACCCATTTCGGTTAGCGTTGAATTGCGTAGGTCGTTGTGGTATCAGGAACTTTTTCAATTCTAGATATCGAGAGGTTGTTGGTAGAGCTGATTTGGAATTTGTAG AGTTGATAAAGCGTGGGATTGTTTTGGCGGCAATGATTTGtggggttttggtttttgggtgTAAGAGAGTGTTTGCAATGGAAGGTGCGGTGAATGCTGGTTATGGGGTTATTGGGCAGAGCATTCGTTATTGA